From Carassius carassius chromosome 15, fCarCar2.1, whole genome shotgun sequence:
ctttactgacaataATCGCATTCGATTTATCGCGCAGcctttcatagtatttttttctgtactattgaagtcaatggctgccGTCAATTGTTTGTTTACtatcattcttcaaaacatcttttattttgtgtaacataagaaagaaactcgtacaggtttggaacaacttcagAGTGAGTacatgatttttgggtgaactgtccctttaaggaggACGGTGAGGAAAGATATTGTTCAGTCTCTCTACATCTAGgcttgtgtctctctctctctgcagttaTACTGTTTGTTGGTAACCATTGGGGTTTGACCACAGGCATGTGAACAGCTCCTGACCTTTAACCTGTCAGCCGTTTTAATCACGCTTGGCTCtgcccttcctcctcctcctgctgctctCGCCCGCGGCCGGTTTCTCGTCCGTCTTTCCGTTGCTGGAGCTCAGGGCTCCGTTGGAGGCTCCGTTATGAAGGGCTTTGCCGGGTTTGGCCGTGGTCTCGGGCCGGGGCTGATGACGGTACGTCTGGTAATAGAAATTCCCGAAGAGGATGATGAAGGTGAGGGCATATCCGATCAGACACCAGTGCATCCACTTAGGGAATGGACAGTCGGAGTACAGAGACAGAGCCGTGTGGCCGATGGTGACGTGAAACTGGATCTGAGGAAGAAAATCCAACATAACTGATCAGCTCTCAGAGGTTGAGCtgagaaaattacatttatttaaatcattaaaacattttgggGATGGTATGTTTTGAATgctcatatataaaataaaaaatacagtgaaaacaataacagtaaaatcatgaataattattacaatctaaaataactttactatgtgaatatattgtaaactgtaattGATTGCAGTGAttgtttcagcatcattactccagtctttagtgtcacatgatcttcagaaatcataatactATTCTGAttcttgctgctcaagaaacattcctgattattatcaatgttgaaaacagttgtactgcacttcttttcagaattctttaatgTATAGAAAgttcagcgtttatttgaaatatatagtttttgtagcattataaatgtcttcattatcattttttgataaatgtaatccatccttgctgaataaaataaaactctacataacaaataaatggaaaatatgtattttatgttgtgcaaagacaatacattttataaaacagtttatagattttacaaaagcacaatttaTCTGGTtggcagaaaatgaaaaaaaaatagagatattGATAAAGTAGACATTTTGATATAATTGATAATTGATATAATACTTTGAAATAAAAGGTTACGTTAAAATCggaatatttatttctaaagtacCCCAATCTGCAGAATCACCCTTAAATTACACATCATTCTCAAAtttgctaaatgttttttttttttttttatgaatgcttGTAAAACGTCAGCATTTACCATTTGGATGATGGTCAGATACTTCTTCCACCAcagatatttctgtatttttggacCGAATGCGGCCAGCCCATAATACAAGTACATCAGGACATGGATGGCTGCATTCATATGAGCCCCGAAGAACGCTGAGGAAGAGAGACATACACATCTACAGTGTGTTTTTGTAACAATCTGAAAGAGAGTATGACagaatgataatttttttctccattcctgTGTATGGTGCTTATGTATTTGATACTCACACTGTCCACCGGCCACCCATTTGATGCCGATCCACCACAGAGTGAACATGGTGCAGTGGTGATAGACGTGCAGGAAGCTGATTTGGTTGAACTTCTTGCGTAAGATGAAGAACACAGTGTCGAGGTACTCCACACCTTTCGAAATAAAGTACCACCACAGAGCTGCTGCCACCTGCCAATCCAAAAGGTTATTTTAGACTTACTTGTAGATTCTTAATAAAAACACTGGAAGAAATTATACGTTTAGACCTCTGAACTTAGatactttaaacttaaaattgttacAACCGAATGTAttagttttttccaaaaaaataaaacttgttcaaaccctataatttaatttaatattaataaaagaaaattctAGTAGACTTGACATTTTACAGAATTCCATTAATTAAAAGCGATGAAATCAAGTTTAGAAGAGAAACAAAATTTTGCTGTGTATCACAAATAATATgataaatcagaaaaaaatcagtaaatcagACAATCTcctgtttttccatttttttgtgtACCTTTTTTTAGACCCAAGCCAtgtcacttatatatatatatattattatgcatAGAGCAGCTGTTAGTTACTACACGGAGCTGTTGTTAATCACGGTCCAAGCTGATAATGatcgtggatttgcgcagcttgtcagtgtcACGGTTGGTTAaccatgatctctgggttttgcactttgtggtgaagtctgtgtgtttcgcgtctgcactgattagtttgtgggcctctccgttaattgtcatcagcagcagcagctgtcactcattacacactccctatatattggtttgtctcacatcttgtgtttgtgagaacgttggtTAATGTCGGTACCTCTATCTATGGCTTCTGTGTCTTTGCattgccttctcaccgtcaccgtcaccatccggattcctcaccgccatcttggattgtcatcttccttgcattgtttttgtactcttgtttgtttgtttatgtcacagtgtctgggttgtgttccctgggtttccactaggtgtcctccttttccacggtgtctgtcacctatcacttcctgttcccttatttggtcaccttcctccttgtttgagttaattgattgtttcccacctgtctccagttccctcatcatccttctgtgtatttatacccggtctgtctgagtctgtgtcacggagtccatGGGTGCTTcgcaattcttatttgtgcatcctcgtttcctctcctcgcttcctttcctcgcgtCTCAGCTCCGCCCCCTGTAGGATGTGAGGGAAGGCTGCAAGGAAAAGACGCGAGGACGGAGGGATcgaatgaaagctttttttacacattggaatccttgatcactcgagcgtcacttcgttgcgtcatcagcagcgctcagaggatctgccctcatgttgttgaaatttgtttatttaagaaattcataataaataataataaagaaagataccctgttgaaatatgtgaggtgtgtggtttatataaactgcaaaagtaaagtagaaatcaaaattattgtgaccgatgtgaagggggaggagaatttatacgtgcatcacgttttagtcgataaaactcttccgcataggatgcacctgtgtatcctcgctcatgactcctctggaagcctcctcactcctcgatcctcgactcctcgcggtgcaattagagaattgagatgtccttcaagatggctgagctcgatcggtttccgggtcataggatagaggacggaggagagaggagacgaggagggatattgagaagcaccccttgtcttatgtgtgatacATTTCATAGTCTGCTCTTGCCGTgtattcttgttttgttttcatgtttattggatattctggttttgaccctgcctggactgtttacccttttggattgcccctcaataaacctcttacctgcacttggatctctcctgtgtttcctgtatcaccgaacgtgacagaaggactctgtcaacacagagatccagcggtatgttggTTGACGCTTCCTCCCCAGCCACGGAGCGGGAGAGAAGCAatcggtttgagggaacccgtCTGGTCGTGtctcgcgggaccaggggaggtcgccgaggaggaggtgggcgagaggaagctcagcatcgctctccaccatggccccccttcgactcggggtcatgtgggagggaccagagccgccgtctcaccatggcagaaggagaaagccagcgCCACTCCCCaggatggccgcaggtccagcgccacagcacaagatggccgccaacccagcgccgctgcggtgcatggccaccaaccccgcaccacgaggcaagatggaagccagcctcacaccacagtacaggatggccgccagctcagcgccatgAGGCAACATGGCCATCAaaccagcgccacgaggcaatatggacgccagcacaacgccacagcacaaagtggtcaccagtccagcgccaatgtgcaagatggctgccagctcagcgccaatgcTCAAGATGGCCATGGACCCAtttctcgattacttcgagatgctgtgaaagatcctagagattcccaagacggttcacgtcatggctgatgaaccagcgccacagcccaagatggccgccagcccagcgccacagcaccgagtggtcaccagtccagcaccacagcacaagatggccgctaacccagcaccaatgcccaagatggccacttgtccagagccacagcacaagttggccgccagtcctgcaccacagtacaagatggccactaacccagcgccgctgcacaggatgaaagttacagctgaccctccggagtcgagtcaggttccagttgaccctccggagtcgagtcaggttccagttgaccctccggagtcgagtcaggttccagttgaccctccggagtcgagtcaggttccagtgaactctccggggtcgagtcaggttccagtgaactctccggggtcgagtcaggttccagttgaccctccggagtcgagtcaggttccagttgaccccccggagtcgagtcaggttccagttgaccctccggagtcgagtcaggttccagtgaactctccggggtcgagtcaggttccagtgaactctccggggtcgagtcaggttccagttgaccctccggagtcgagtcaggttccagttgaccccccggagttgagtcaggttccagttgaccccccggagtcgagtcaggttccagttgaccccccggagtcgagtcaggttccagttgaccccccggagtcgagtcaggttccagttgaccccccggagtcgagtcaggttccagttgaccccccggagtcgagtcaggttccagttgaccccccggagtcgagtcaggttccagttgaccccccagagtcgagtcaggttccagttgaccccccagagtcgagtcaggttccagttgaccccccagagtcgagtcaggttccagttgaccccccagagtcgagtcaggttccagttgaccccccagagtcgagtcaggttccagttgaccccccagagtcgagtcaggttccagttgaccccccagagtcgagtcaggttccagttgaccccccagagtcgagtcaggttccagttgaccccccagagtcgagtcaggttccagttgaccccccagagtcgagtcaggttccagttgaccccccagagtcgagtcaggttccagttgaccccccagagtcgagtcaggttccagttgaccccccagagtcgagtcaggttccagttgaccccccagagtcgagtcaggtgttcgtggaccctccaaagtcagggccagtcaccgctgatcctccagagccagggccagtcaccgatgaccttccagagccagggccagtcaccgatgaccttccagagccagggccagtcaccgatgaccttccagagccagggccagtcaccgatgaccttccagagtcagggccagtcaccgctgaccttccagagtcagggccagtcaccgctgaccttccagagtcagggccagtcaccgctgatcctccagagccagggccagtcaccgatgaccttccagagtcagggccagtcaccgatgaccttccagagtcagggccagtcaccgatgaccctccagagtcagggccagtcaccgatgaccctccagagtcagggtcagtcaccgatgaccctccagagtcagggccagtcaccgctgaccctccagagtcagggccagtcaccgctgaccctccagagtcaggcctagtcaccgctgaccctccagagtcaggcctagt
This genomic window contains:
- the LOC132157990 gene encoding elongation of very long chain fatty acids protein 4-like — encoded protein: MDIIKHIINDTLEFYRWSLTIADKRVEKWPLMDSPLPTLAISSSYLLFLWLGPKFMQGREPLQLRKTLILYNFSMLVLNLFIFKELFLAARAANYSYICQPVDYSDDPNEVRVAAALWWYFISKGVEYLDTVFFILRKKFNQISFLHVYHHCTMFTLWWIGIKWVAGGQSFFGAHMNAAIHVLMYLYYGLAAFGPKIQKYLWWKKYLTIIQMIQFHVTIGHTALSLYSDCPFPKWMHWCLIGYALTFIILFGNFYYQTYRHQPRPETTAKPGKALHNGASNGALSSSNGKTDEKPAAGESSRRRRKGRAKRD